From Mucilaginibacter gotjawali:
GCCTGGTAGGGAAAAGCACATTTGTTAAAATGTAATGATCCCCGGCACTAAATCGATACTCGCGGAATCCTATATAACCGTTTGGAGTGCGATTCATGATAAAGCTGCAGTGCTTATTCATGGAAACTTTCCGTCAAGCAAATTCCTCAAATAGTTTTCCAAAAACCGGACGAGGAATTTTTTTATACAAAGGGGAATAATATACTCATTTATTCATCTTCCCGCCCTGATAATGATTGCATTAGCAATAAAAAGACCTTTTTCTTTATAAAAATCGACGCTTTTTTATTTTGGCGCAGTTATTGCCTGTATACTAAACGAACCGATAAACTATTGATTTAAAAATGCAGGGCCTCAATCTTTTAAATTAAGATTATGGCACATCGTATTTTGGTAAGCTTGTTTTTCGTTTCTATTTGTCTCTCCACCCTGGCATCCGGTTCTCCGGTTAAAAGAAATGATAGTACCCCCATTCCCCTGCTCCGGCTCAAATTAGTAATGGACGCATTTAATAATGATGATATAGCCATCGGTTTTGACGCGGCAGCAACAACCGTATACAATAACCAGCTGGATTCAAGATATATGGAAGGGATCAATGCGCCCGAGGGCTTGTCGAGCCTGTCATCTGACGACATTCAACTGTCTGTAAATATTGTACCATTGCCCAGGCAAGGCCCGCTGGTGATCAGGCTGGATGTGGAAGCTGCCAAAAGCGGCGCGTTTACACTGGAAAGAACCGAGCTGGACTCTATCCCGGCGATATATGATGTTTGGCTGATAGATCAATTCGCTAAAGATTCTTTAGATCTTCGTACAGGCAACCGTTATGCGTTCAATATCGACAAAAACAACAGTACATCTTTCGGCAACAACCGCTTTCGTGTGATTATCCGTCAAAACCCTGCTTTAGGAATACATCTTTTATCTTTCGATGCGATTAAAGCAACCAAAACGGCCCAACTTACCTGGAAAACAGAGAACGAAGAAACAACGACAGTATTTGCCGCTGAAAGGAGTATTGACGAGGGGGCCACATTTTATATGCTGGACACCCTTAGGTCAAATGGGGCGGGCTCCTATAGTTACACCGACAAAACACCGTTAGACGGCAACGACTTGTACCGCATAAAAATAACGGATATGAACGGAACCGTCAGCTATTCAAATGCCATAACCATTGGTTTTGGAAGCACCTTAGCTGAACCCGGAGCATCCGATAATATAAGCATCTTTCCAAATCCATCCAATGGCATCATCAACCTTTCGATAGCACCAAAAAGCACTACCGGCGCTGCCGGAAGTGCTCAAAAACAAACAAGCTCCACCGCTAAACAAAACCTGGCTGCAATTTTGCCAGCCGGAAGCGCTTCATATGATATTAAGATTTTTAATATCAACGGATCTGTTTTAAAGGAAAGCACTTCAGCAGCAGCCAGCTGGCAAACTAATGTCAGCACCCTTTTGCCGGGAACCTATATTATACAGGTAACCAACAACAGCGATAACACACTTGTTGGAAAAAGCACTTTTATTAAGCTTTAAGCCCGCTATTAGTGCTTTGTTGTAATTGCGCTGAAATGGTATAAACCGGACCCGACCTTTGTAACCAAATAACGTATCCCTGAGGTTGTTGTTTCAGTAAGCGGCTCGCCCGCCAAAGGCTTGCCATTTTCAGTAACCATATCACCACTTTGCGCCGGGATATAAACCGTTGCCGTAGTATTGGCTGGTATCGCTACATCCATTAAAACAGTGTCTTTGGCTACTTTCCAGTGCGAGCTTATTTTACCGTAATTGGTTTCATAATCAGCAGATACATTTTGCAAATTACCGCCAATGGTCGGTTTAATCACTATTTCCTTATATCCGGGGGCTTCTGCTTTGGTGTCAATACCGGCTATTACGCGGTACATCCAATCGCCTATGGCGCCGTAAGCGTAGTGATTATAGGAGTTCATGCTGGCATCTTCAAAAGAACCATCAGGTTTTATGCCATCCCATCTTTCCCAAATAGTAGTAGCGCCCATTTTTACAGGGTAAAGCCATGATGGATAGGTATCCTGCAACAGGAGCTGGTAAGCTACATCGGCATGGCCGAAATTGCTCAGTACACGGCAAAGGTAGGGTGTACCTAAAAAGCCTGTAGTAAGGTGGTTACCATACCTCCTGATATTGCTCACCAGCCTGTCGGCGGCCTGCTGCCTTAAGTTTTCGGGCAGCATATCAAATTGAAGTGCAAGCACATAGGCGGTTTGAGTATCTGACGAGATCAGGCCGTTTGGCGTTACATATTCCTTTAAATAAGCCTCCTTTATTTTGGCTAACAAGCTGGTATAGGTAGCGGCATCCTCGCTTTTACCCAACACATTGGCAGTATTGATAAGCAGTTGTGTTGAATAGGCGTAAAAACACTGTGCGATTAGATATTTATTGGTGATGGCCGAACTGCCATCGGTATCGTCGTTCACACTATAAAACAGCCAGTCACCAAAGTGGAAGCCTGTATTCCAAAGATCGCTTTTGCTTTGCGTTTTCATGTAATCAACCCAGGCTTTCATGCTGGCGTATTGGTCTTCCAGTATGCGCTTGTCGCCATAGGCGATATACATGTTCCATGGGATAATAGTTGATACATCGGCCCAGCCGGTACTTGCCCCGGGGCCATCAGTTGCGTCAGTTCTGCCAATCACATTTGGAATTACAAAGGGTATACTCCCGTTTTTATATTGGTCGGCGGCCACATCTTTAAGCCATTTGGAAAAAAAGTTGTGTACATTCATGTTATAGGATGCCGTGCGCGAAAAAACCTGCGCATCGCCGGTCCAGCCTAAACGTTCGTCGCGCTGAGGGCAATCCGTTGGCACATCCAAAAAATTGCCTTTTTGTCCCCATTGAATATTATGCTGCAACTGGTTGATTAAAGCGTTGGAGCAGGAGAAACTGCCCGTGGGAGCCATGTCTGAATAAAGGGCAACCGCGGTAAAGTTTTCAGGCTTCAGGTCGCCCGGATAGCCCTCCACTTTAATATAACGGAAGCCCTGCCAGGTAAACTGCGGCTCAAAGGTCTCTTCACCGCCGCCCTTCAAAATATAAACGTCCTGCGACCTTGCCGTACGCAGGTTTTCGGTATAAAAATTACCGGCCTTATCAATCACTTCTGCATGTGAAAGGGTGATCTTGTCACCTTTATTCCCTGTTACTTTAAGTTGTACCCAGCCGACCAGGTTCTGGCCAAAATCGATTACTTTTTCACCTTTGGGTGTTGTGAATATTTTTACGGGCTTATAGGTTTCGTGTTTGCGAACCGGCTCGCTGTTGGTGGCTACCAAAATGTCCTTCCGGAAATCCTGCACTTTTACGCCGTCCCAGTTTTTATCATCAAAGTTGATAACGGACCAATCTTTTTGCTGCATATTATCATCAATAGTGGCTCCGTAATAAATCTCCGCAAAGCGCACCGGCCCGGTTGACGATTTCCAGCTGCCATCAGAAACAACGGTAGCTTTTGAACCATCCGCATAAGTTACCTCGAGCTGGAATAAAAGTGAAATATCCTTGCCATAAAGATTAGGTAGCGGGTTAAAACCAATATGACCGCGATACCAGCCATTGCCAAGTACAGCGCCTGCGGCGTTTTTGCCCTCTTTCAGCAAAGCCGTAACATCATAGGCCTGGTACTGCAGCCGCTTGTTATAACTTGTCCATCCGGGTGTTAAATAAGCATCGCCAACCCTGTGGCCGTTGAGTTGTGCTTCATAAAGCCCGTGTGAGGTAATAAAAAGGGTTGCCGATGCGATCTTTTTATTAAGCGAAAATTCCTTTCTGAACAAAGGGCTGGGACGCATGACCGAATCTTCAACATAACCGGGGCTTATCCATTGTGCTTTCCAGTCGGCAGGCGTTAGCATACCCATTTGCCACGATGCCGGCGCACTCCATTCAGACGGCTTGCCGGTATTGTCCCAAACCCGCACCTGCCAGTAATATTTCCGGCCAGACAATAATGCTTCTCCTTTATAAGGAACATAAACCGATTGATCAGATACTACTTTACCCGAGCTCCAAACATCGTGTTTACCTTTTTTCAGGAAGGCATAGGTGGTCGCTTTTATTTCGTAAGCGGTTTGCATTACGTTTTGCCTTCCCGGTGCATCAAGCTGCCAGCTAAAGCGGGGTACAAGTGCGTCAATATTGATAGGATCTACCTGGTTTTCGGTAACCAGGTGCTGTACTTTTAGCTGTGCCGAAGAATAGCTGTAAACAAACAGGGTAAGTAATAAAAAAAGGGTCTTTTTCATCGTTATTAAAAAGCTTTGTTTTACTTGGGTAAGGCAAGATAGGGAAAATGAATTAAGTAATTTATACTTTTAATTTAAGTCCTTTGTAATTTTATTAGGACGAAGAAAAAAAGAAGTAAAAAACAAATACCCCTGAACACCGGCCAAAAGAGGAACCTAATTACTCCAATTGTCCGTTCTGAAGGGTTCTGCCGGCAAACCTGCTGAGTTTTGCAGATCAGTGACCGGCGCATTAGTAAAAGCGTACCTGACTGCTTTTACAGGCAATGGTGTACCGGGAGGCGCCGTTATTACAATGGTGTTACCTGAAATTGCGGCCTGCCCCTGCCTGAAAACGTGGTCGGGACCGGCCACAAAAAAATATTGTTTTAAGGCAACGTTGCCGCCCGCCGTTAATCCATTGGCGGTACCCTGAACAAAATTAATTGTAACGGTGGCTTGATTGGCTGAAAACGATGCATACTGAGGCCCCAGGCACGGCACACTTTGGCCGTAAGTGTAGTTTAAAGCGAGCAATGCAAGGCGTTCGCCAACCGGCTCTTTATTTGGGGGGTGATGATTAGCCGGATCGCCTACATCCATTGTAACTGCCATTCCTGTGTTGGCAAGCAATGGGCGCATATTGGACTGCGCTTCCCTGAAATACGCGAGGTAATCTGAAAGCGGGTTGCCACCCGGTGGCGTTGTGCTGTTGTAATCTGCTGCAAAAGGGGTGAGTTGCACGTAATAAAATGGCAGTTCGGGCTGGTTGAATTTTGTACGCCACCCTTTTACCAGGTCTGCATTTAGCTGGGTATAAGCAGGCAGGGAAGGATCGCCCTGGTTGTTTTCGCCCTGGTACCACGCGAATCCTTTGATGCTGAGGTTGATCAGAGGGTTGATCATACCATTGTACAAACCAGAGCTCCCGGCCAGGTAATTGTTTGCAACATTGGGATCGTTTTCAATCGCCTCCACATTTGCCCAGTCCTGGCAGTAGGAACCGTTCACTGCCGAAACAATAATACCTATCGGCACATTAAGCGTTGTAGTTAACTTGCGTGCAAAGTAATAAGCTACGGCGCTGGTACGACCAACTGTTACGGGCGAGCAAACGCTCCAGCTCACCGGCTTATTTAAACTTGCGATGGGTGAGGGCTCAATGTCTTCCTGCACTGTAAGCATCCTGATCATAGGGTAATTGGCTGCCGCTATTTCGGATACATAATTTAATACCCCTTTAAATGGCGCCATGGTATCAACCGGCATAACCATATTTGACTGACCTGAACAAATCCATACATCGCCGATCAGCACATTTGAGATAATTATTGTACTATTACCCGGGGCTTTAATTGTAATATTTTGAGCGCTGGTATTTGCGGCAGCGGCTGAAACAGTTACCTTCCAGTTGCCCAAGGCATCGGATGATGTAATAATGGCAGCCGGGCTCCAGCTTACATTTACAGTTACCTGTGTATGTGCGGGCGCCTGCCCCCAAATGTTAGTTGGCTTATCCCGTTGTACAACCATATTGTTTTGAAAAAGGGACGACACAGACAAAGTGGTTGCCAGCGTACCTTTGTCAGTTACCGGGACAACTTTTAAATCTTTTCTACAGCCCGCAAGCACCAACAAGGCCAGCACAGGGTACAGCCAGTGTTTTTTTACTATCATAGGCGTTTCCCTTTCAATTTGGTTAAAAACGAGGTGATTTTATTGTGATGCAGCATGGTTTAATTCTGCCCGAAAAATAAGGTTTAGGCGCCGCCTTATAAAATGTTTTTTGAATTTTTTATACTTTCACGATAGCCGGTAAAAAACTGTGTTGCCGGGGATTGCTTGTTAATGTTCGGTGTCGTTAAAAAAGCAGGTGAATTGGCTTTATGATACAATTATCATCTTAAATTAACTGTCTTATTTAACAAAGTATAAAATAATGACAAAAGAAGAGGGCTTGTTGCAAACAACAAGCCCCTTCAGGAAACAAATCAAACTTACCTATTATTATTACAAATTATTACATTTTTACAAATGAGCTTCTGCCAATTAGTTTATTATTACTGTTATTAGTTACAGTTATGATATAAGTTCCGGGCAATAAATTGGTGATATTTTGCTGCCAGGTATCAGTTGCAGCTGTTGCCATTTTAATAACTGCACCTGAAATATTTACTATTTTGATATTGTAAACGGCTGCTTCGTTTGCTGTTATGGTTGCCTGCGCCATTGTAGTGATCTTGTTTTGGGTTGATACCGGGTCAATAACGCTGTTGGCCCCTGCCCGGTGGATTGCAAGGTTCACCACATTACTTGCCGGGTTGGGATAGATATTTATATTCTGTGTTATAGTGTTTATGCTGTTTGCAAATTGGAGCATCACCATATTTGAAAAACTGACGGTGCCACTTTGGGAAACTATTTTTAAACGGTACTGGTCAGCTGATATGGGCGGGGTTTGATCAGTATAATTATAACGGCCGGCAGAAGTAGACCGGAGGGTGTCTAAAATCCGGAAGGTTGTTCCGCCATCCTCACTTCTTTCAACAGTAAACATTGTATTATTGGCTTCGTTTTTGGCATCCCAGGATATTTCAGCTTCGGCGCCTGATTTGGAAGCGTTGAAATCCGTGAGTTGGAACGGAGGAACCGGAGTTTGGCTTTGACGAACCACAACACAAAATCTGTAACTGCCAAAACTCGCGGTATCCGCTTTATTAATAGAAAAAATATAATTTGCATTGGCCCTCAGGTCAAGAGAATCCTTTAGGTAATGATCAATGAGCCAAACACTATAGGTTCCTGGCAATTGGTCCAACTGGGTTTTTTCAAGTAAAATCTGCCCGCTGTTTTTGGCTTCAACATCAAGCCTTATAACAACTTGCTGAACCGGCAGGGGCAAAAGATTTATCGACAAGGGAACGCCGTCGCTTGAATAGCTGGACAATCCTTCCCCGGAGCCCAACCCGGGCATATATTTTGCGTCTTCATTAAAATCATATGTGTTTGACGCACCTGAGTTAAAGCCGATTACGATATCATCGTAGTTATACTGATCAACATAAAGTTTCAGACGGAGTAATTTGGTTACACTATCCAGCGACCCGTAAAGGGCGGATTGGTTAACCGGTTGATGAACCCGTTTAAGAGTGTTTATGGCTCCGGGGTTAATGCGGGTATGATAATGGGGGTTAAATATATAGGTTGAATTTCCCCTGGCTTCAGCCATTGAAAATAGTAAGATACCTAAAAAACATATTTTAATGCACGCTTTCATAACGTTGTTTTTTTAAGATTAGGTCATTAATAAAAACAATCAATTTTACGTGTTTGTTGAAACCGTAGATATAGAAGCATTTATGAAAATATGTAGTGGTTTGATTTACAAGCAGGAATAGCCCCAAAAAACGCGTTCATTGCGGCGATTACAGCTGGATGTAAAACGATGCTGCAGGGGTTTAATGCCACACAGGCGAGCCCCTGCCGCCGGAACAAGGGGTCATTCTAAGCCCCCCCGCTACAATGGTAATTCTACTAAAAACGTGGTGCCTTTATCAGGTTCACTTTCAATGTTTATAGTGCCGCCAATGCTTTCAACCTGCATTTTTACCATAAACAAACCCATTCCTTTTCCCTCTACCGAAAAATCAAAGCGTTTATATAAACCAAACAAATGAGCGCCGTATTTGGCCAGGTCGATACCTTTTCCGTTGTCTTCGAAAGTGATCTGTACCCTGTTTTCAACCAGTTTTGTTTTAATATTAATAACCGGGGTTGTTTTTAAGTTCCTGTATTTAATGCTGTTAATGATCAGATTTTGAAAAATGCTGTAGATGTAACTTTTAAGAACAAACAAATCATTTAATTCATCAAAATTGCAATTTATCGACACATCGTTTTTAACAATCATGGGGCTGATCTCTGTAATTATTTCTCCCACTAATCCCTTCAAAGAAACAGTTTCGCTTAACTCAGTTACCTGCCGGCCTGTTTGTAAGATCTGGTTAAGGTCGACAATTACACCGTCCAGGTTGTCAACTGATGAAGAAAGCGATTTTAATGTTTTCAGAAATTCAACATCATCAATATCAAAGTAATTAAGCACTGTTGATAACCCTTTTATATTGGCAAGCGGAGCCCTTAAATTATGAGAAATGATATAGGTAAATTGTTCAAGGTCCCTGTTACGCCGGATCAGGTCGGCAGTGATCTTTTCCCTTTCCAATTCGGAAATTTTCTTGGAAGTTATATTATTTAAAGTAAAAATGATACCAACACTTTCATTTTGTTGATTAAATACACCTATCCATTTAACATCATAATATTCCCTGGTTCCATCAAACTGGTCATAAGCAGTTTCATAATCAACCGGCTCTTTATTTCTTGCCTTCGTAACATACTTTTCAATATTAGCCTTCCTGTCATCACCAAAATAACTGAAAACCGATTTGCCCGCAACCAGTTCCTTCCCGAAATTTTTAATGGCCAGTTTGGCTGCGTTTGTGTTAAAGGAAACCAATTCCAGGTCGTTATTGAACAGGGCGATCGCCAGGTCTGTGTTTTCAAATACCGATCGCATATTAGCTTCAGATTTGATCACCGCCGCTTCATCCAGTTTTTGCTGCGTTATATCTCTTGAAAAACAGGATAAACCAATAACCTCTCCGGTTTCCCAAATCGGGTTAACGGAATAACTAAGGTAAACCTTCCCGTTGGTAACAGGATATTCATTGATAAAATGCTGCGTTTCACCGTCCAGTGCCTTATTGTATATCTCCGTCCATTTTTCGGCACCTTCGGCATCATACCCCCGTAATAAATGCAATGAACTGGTCCCCTGTTCTACTTCGAAACCATAAACCTGTTTAATAGTGGTTTTAAACAACTTATTAAAAGTGATAAATTTAAGCTCCCTGTCCAGCGAATATACCAGATCTGTAGTGTTTTCAATGATTGCGGAAAGGTTGGCTTCCGATTTTTTCAGGGCTTCTTCATGCGCTTTTCGCTGGGTAATATCCGTCAGCATTCCCAAATAACCCAGGTAGCTGCCATCCGGATTGAAAATGCTGTTGATGGAAACCGAGCAGATAACCTTTTTACCCTTTTTGGTTATAAACTCGGTATCATAAGGCTCAATCGCCTGTTGGTTTTTATACTTTAAACGCCTTATCGTTTCCTCTTTACTGCCAATTTCTTTAAAGTCATAATTGTGTTTACCTATTATCTCTTCGGCGGTATAGCCGAGGATATCGCACATTTTTTTATTAACAAACAGGGTTACAAAATTTTCGTCAATCATCCAGATACCTTCCTGGGCGGTTTCAACAATTTGACGGTAGCGCTGTTCGGAATGGAACCGGTTTTGTTCAGCAAGTTTACGGTCCGTTATATTAATATGAACGATAACGGCACCCTTATGTTTCTTATCATTCAATGGGGCGACTACTGCCTGGAACCACCGTTTCTCGGCATGGGAGTCGCAGGGATATTCCAGCGAAAATTCGCCTGCTTCGCCCGCCATAATGGTTTGGATCCCTTTACTCATTTTTTTTGCCGTAACCGCTTCCTCCCCGGTTGTTTTTTCGGTTACAGCAATATAATTATAGCCAAGGCCAAAGTGTGGCATTTTTAGTTTGTTTTCCCTGGCAAACCTTTTCCATGATTCATTAACCGCTATTATATCGCCATTTTCATTTAGTACGCAGATGTGGGGAGGCAAGGCATCTAAAATTGCGGTTTGTGTTTCTAATACTTCCCGTAAACTTAAATGGCTATTGTAAATGTGTTCCTCGGCCTGTTTGCGCTCGGTGATATCACGGGTAACACCATCAAGCCTCACCAATGCGCCGTATTCGTCAAGGGTGGGGATCACTTTACTTTCGGCCCAGCGCAGGCCCTTTGTTTTATGAAAAATGCGGTATTGCGAAATCACAGTTTCGCCATTGGTATGTTTTTTATTGTTTTCAGATTGAAAAAGAAGGTCGTCAGGGTGTATTATCCGGCTCCAAATGCCGGCGTCGGCCAAAAATTCCGCCTGTGAATACCCGTACATTTTTTCGCACCCGGGCGAGATTTGGATCAATTGTGCATTCACCATGTCCCTTGAAAAAAACACTTCGTCAATTGTATTAAACAAGGTTTTTATTTCCTGGTTAGCCTCATTTAGCTTGATTTCTGCTGTTTTTCTTTCTGTAACATCCTGGATAAACCCGCTCGCCCTTACCGCACGCCCATTTTTATCTTTTGTGATGATAAGTTTGGAATGGACCTGTTTTATTTCATTTTGAGGGGTAACAATCCTGAACTCCATGTCTATTTTATCGTGATGAGCAATAGACTGATCGATTTCATGTTTTACGCGCTCAACATCATTGAGGTGTACACAACTTAAAAAAACTTCAAATGAAGGAGCTAACTCGCCCGGGTGATAACCCAGAATTTTATCCATCCCCGCCGACCATTTTCTTGCGCCGTTAACCAGGTTGATATCCAGGCTTCCTATCAATGCGATATCTTCGGCTTGCTTTAATAATGCTTCGCTTTCAATAATATCGTTTAAATATCTTTCACGGTCAGCCGCAAGCCTAAATTTTTCAACTGCGTTTAATATGGACGATGGCAGGCGCTGCATCCTGTCTTTAAGGATATAATCGGAGGCGCCCTCTTTCATTATGGTTACCGCGAACTCCTCAGATATAGTTGCGGTTACCAGTATAAATGGAATATTTAATGCTTTACGTTTAAGAATTT
This genomic window contains:
- a CDS encoding T9SS type A sorting domain-containing protein; the encoded protein is MAHRILVSLFFVSICLSTLASGSPVKRNDSTPIPLLRLKLVMDAFNNDDIAIGFDAAATTVYNNQLDSRYMEGINAPEGLSSLSSDDIQLSVNIVPLPRQGPLVIRLDVEAAKSGAFTLERTELDSIPAIYDVWLIDQFAKDSLDLRTGNRYAFNIDKNNSTSFGNNRFRVIIRQNPALGIHLLSFDAIKATKTAQLTWKTENEETTTVFAAERSIDEGATFYMLDTLRSNGAGSYSYTDKTPLDGNDLYRIKITDMNGTVSYSNAITIGFGSTLAEPGASDNISIFPNPSNGIINLSIAPKSTTGAAGSAQKQTSSTAKQNLAAILPAGSASYDIKIFNINGSVLKESTSAAASWQTNVSTLLPGTYIIQVTNNSDNTLVGKSTFIKL
- a CDS encoding glycoside hydrolase family 78 protein, with protein sequence MKKTLFLLLTLFVYSYSSAQLKVQHLVTENQVDPINIDALVPRFSWQLDAPGRQNVMQTAYEIKATTYAFLKKGKHDVWSSGKVVSDQSVYVPYKGEALLSGRKYYWQVRVWDNTGKPSEWSAPASWQMGMLTPADWKAQWISPGYVEDSVMRPSPLFRKEFSLNKKIASATLFITSHGLYEAQLNGHRVGDAYLTPGWTSYNKRLQYQAYDVTALLKEGKNAAGAVLGNGWYRGHIGFNPLPNLYGKDISLLFQLEVTYADGSKATVVSDGSWKSSTGPVRFAEIYYGATIDDNMQQKDWSVINFDDKNWDGVKVQDFRKDILVATNSEPVRKHETYKPVKIFTTPKGEKVIDFGQNLVGWVQLKVTGNKGDKITLSHAEVIDKAGNFYTENLRTARSQDVYILKGGGEETFEPQFTWQGFRYIKVEGYPGDLKPENFTAVALYSDMAPTGSFSCSNALINQLQHNIQWGQKGNFLDVPTDCPQRDERLGWTGDAQVFSRTASYNMNVHNFFSKWLKDVAADQYKNGSIPFVIPNVIGRTDATDGPGASTGWADVSTIIPWNMYIAYGDKRILEDQYASMKAWVDYMKTQSKSDLWNTGFHFGDWLFYSVNDDTDGSSAITNKYLIAQCFYAYSTQLLINTANVLGKSEDAATYTSLLAKIKEAYLKEYVTPNGLISSDTQTAYVLALQFDMLPENLRQQAADRLVSNIRRYGNHLTTGFLGTPYLCRVLSNFGHADVAYQLLLQDTYPSWLYPVKMGATTIWERWDGIKPDGSFEDASMNSYNHYAYGAIGDWMYRVIAGIDTKAEAPGYKEIVIKPTIGGNLQNVSADYETNYGKISSHWKVAKDTVLMDVAIPANTTATVYIPAQSGDMVTENGKPLAGEPLTETTTSGIRYLVTKVGSGLYHFSAITTKH
- a CDS encoding sialate O-acetylesterase, with protein sequence MIVKKHWLYPVLALLVLAGCRKDLKVVPVTDKGTLATTLSVSSLFQNNMVVQRDKPTNIWGQAPAHTQVTVNVSWSPAAIITSSDALGNWKVTVSAAAANTSAQNITIKAPGNSTIIISNVLIGDVWICSGQSNMVMPVDTMAPFKGVLNYVSEIAAANYPMIRMLTVQEDIEPSPIASLNKPVSWSVCSPVTVGRTSAVAYYFARKLTTTLNVPIGIIVSAVNGSYCQDWANVEAIENDPNVANNYLAGSSGLYNGMINPLINLSIKGFAWYQGENNQGDPSLPAYTQLNADLVKGWRTKFNQPELPFYYVQLTPFAADYNSTTPPGGNPLSDYLAYFREAQSNMRPLLANTGMAVTMDVGDPANHHPPNKEPVGERLALLALNYTYGQSVPCLGPQYASFSANQATVTINFVQGTANGLTAGGNVALKQYFFVAGPDHVFRQGQAAISGNTIVITAPPGTPLPVKAVRYAFTNAPVTDLQNSAGLPAEPFRTDNWSN
- a CDS encoding T9SS type A sorting domain-containing protein, producing MKACIKICFLGILLFSMAEARGNSTYIFNPHYHTRINPGAINTLKRVHQPVNQSALYGSLDSVTKLLRLKLYVDQYNYDDIVIGFNSGASNTYDFNEDAKYMPGLGSGEGLSSYSSDGVPLSINLLPLPVQQVVIRLDVEAKNSGQILLEKTQLDQLPGTYSVWLIDHYLKDSLDLRANANYIFSINKADTASFGSYRFCVVVRQSQTPVPPFQLTDFNASKSGAEAEISWDAKNEANNTMFTVERSEDGGTTFRILDTLRSTSAGRYNYTDQTPPISADQYRLKIVSQSGTVSFSNMVMLQFANSINTITQNINIYPNPASNVVNLAIHRAGANSVIDPVSTQNKITTMAQATITANEAAVYNIKIVNISGAVIKMATAATDTWQQNITNLLPGTYIITVTNNSNNKLIGRSSFVKM
- a CDS encoding PAS domain S-box protein, which codes for MDRILKILHLEDMATDAELVGIELKRARIAFKKMDVDNKADYIKAIDEYRPDIILSDHSLPSFNSVEALEILKRKALNIPFILVTATISEEFAVTIMKEGASDYILKDRMQRLPSSILNAVEKFRLAADRERYLNDIIESEALLKQAEDIALIGSLDINLVNGARKWSAGMDKILGYHPGELAPSFEVFLSCVHLNDVERVKHEIDQSIAHHDKIDMEFRIVTPQNEIKQVHSKLIITKDKNGRAVRASGFIQDVTERKTAEIKLNEANQEIKTLFNTIDEVFFSRDMVNAQLIQISPGCEKMYGYSQAEFLADAGIWSRIIHPDDLLFQSENNKKHTNGETVISQYRIFHKTKGLRWAESKVIPTLDEYGALVRLDGVTRDITERKQAEEHIYNSHLSLREVLETQTAILDALPPHICVLNENGDIIAVNESWKRFARENKLKMPHFGLGYNYIAVTEKTTGEEAVTAKKMSKGIQTIMAGEAGEFSLEYPCDSHAEKRWFQAVVAPLNDKKHKGAVIVHINITDRKLAEQNRFHSEQRYRQIVETAQEGIWMIDENFVTLFVNKKMCDILGYTAEEIIGKHNYDFKEIGSKEETIRRLKYKNQQAIEPYDTEFITKKGKKVICSVSINSIFNPDGSYLGYLGMLTDITQRKAHEEALKKSEANLSAIIENTTDLVYSLDRELKFITFNKLFKTTIKQVYGFEVEQGTSSLHLLRGYDAEGAEKWTEIYNKALDGETQHFINEYPVTNGKVYLSYSVNPIWETGEVIGLSCFSRDITQQKLDEAAVIKSEANMRSVFENTDLAIALFNNDLELVSFNTNAAKLAIKNFGKELVAGKSVFSYFGDDRKANIEKYVTKARNKEPVDYETAYDQFDGTREYYDVKWIGVFNQQNESVGIIFTLNNITSKKISELEREKITADLIRRNRDLEQFTYIISHNLRAPLANIKGLSTVLNYFDIDDVEFLKTLKSLSSSVDNLDGVIVDLNQILQTGRQVTELSETVSLKGLVGEIITEISPMIVKNDVSINCNFDELNDLFVLKSYIYSIFQNLIINSIKYRNLKTTPVINIKTKLVENRVQITFEDNGKGIDLAKYGAHLFGLYKRFDFSVEGKGMGLFMVKMQVESIGGTINIESEPDKGTTFLVELPL